In the Gymnogyps californianus isolate 813 chromosome 3, ASM1813914v2, whole genome shotgun sequence genome, one interval contains:
- the GINM1 gene encoding glycoprotein integral membrane protein 1 — protein sequence MEAALGRRELLLLLLPLAAALLGPAAPLQLGQETIRVNVMMLKTNGEFHKGQVVFNITYVNGQVYLNDFPMKSGVAHITCQTVILENGNLDNLPDQQRLGTVSVRIMVHEWPLASSSDLQLIVIQEEVTEIDGKQVQQEEVTEIDILVKDLRVLRHSNYTVPLKESMLYSIPRDNDMLFTLPNLSGKDIQDPLQTTSQYLIQQVETTVDEETLPGKLPETPLRIEPPSSYKVMCQWVEDLRKGLCRFWFRSLPIFFSLMEVIVVGVVGAALILKVLKVIFPSCENKGILLLDQVSFVPVITISLPSDLPDRKNNFDEKACT from the exons ATGGAGGCGGCGCTGGGACGgcgagagctgctgctgttgctgctgccgCTGGCCGCCGCGCTGCTGGGCCCGGCCGCGCCGCTGCAGCTGGGCCAG GAAACAATCAGAGTCAATGTTATGATGTTGAAAACCAATGGCGAATTTCACAAAGGACAG GTTGTTTTTAATATCACCTATGTGAATGGACAGGTATACCTAAATGATTTTCCTATGAAAAGCGGGGTTGCCCACATAACATGTCAAACAGTAATAT TGGAGAACGGAAACTTGGATAACTTACCAGATCAGCAGCGCCTGGGAACCGTCAGTGTTCGCATCATGGTTCATGAGTGGCCTTTGGCATCCAGTTCTGATTTGCAGCTGATTGTCATTCAGGAAGAAGTGACAGAAATTGATggaaaacag GTTCAGCAGGAAGAAGTAACAGAAATAGATATTTTAGTAAAGGACCTGAGAGTACTTAGACATTCAAACTACACTGTCCCTTTGAAAGAGAGCATGCTGTATTCCATCCCAAGAGACAATGACATGTTATTTACACTTCCCAACCTCTCAGGAAAAG atatTCAAGATCCACTGCAAACTACCAGTCAGTACCTCATCCAGCAAGTAGAAACTACAGTAGATGAAGAGACATTACCTGGCAAGTTACCAGAAACCCCTCTTAGGATAGAGCCTCCATCTTCTTACAAG GTGATGTGCCAGTGGGTGGAAGACTTAAGAAAAGGGTTGTGCAGATTCTGGTTTCGATCTTTACCTATCTTCTTTAGTTTGATGGAAGTCATTGTAGTTGGAGTTGTTGGAGCAGCTCTTATTCTCAAAGTCTTAAAGGTGATTTTCCCTTCCTGTGAAAACAA AGGCATCCTTCTCCTGGATCAAGTCAGCTTTGTACCTGTGATTACCATCAGCTTGCCTTCAGATCTTccagacaggaaaaataattttgatgagAAAGCATGTACTTAA
- the KATNA1 gene encoding katanin p60 ATPase-containing subunit A1 isoform X1 has product MLNMSLVMISENVKLAREYALLGNYDSAMVYYQGVLDQMNKYLYSVRDTYLQQKWQQVWQEISVEAKHVKDIMKTLESFKLDSTPLKASQQELPAHDAEVWSLPVPAERRPSPGPRKRQSAQCSDCRGHNNRISAAVRGPHRPSSRNPNDKGKAVRSREKKDQQNKGKEEKNKSTSEISESEPKKFDSTGYDKDLVEALERDIISQNPNIRWDDIADLVEAKKLLKEAVVLPMWMPEFFKGIRRPWKGVLMVGPPGTGKTLLAKAVATECKTTFFNVSSSTLTSKYRGESEKLVRLLFEMARFYAPTTIFIDEIDSICSRRGTSEEHEASRRVKAELLVQMDGVGGATENDDPSKMVMVLAATNFPWDIDEALRRRLEKRIYIPLPSAKGREELLRINLRELELADDVDLANIAEKMEGYSGADITNVCRDASLMAMRRRIEGLTPEEIRNLSRDEMHMPTTMEDFEIALKKVSKSVSAADIEKYEKWIVEFGSC; this is encoded by the exons atgtTGAACATGAGCCTTGTTATGATCAGTGAGAATGTAAAGCTCGCCCGTGAATATGCTTTACTGGGAAATTATGACTCTGCGATGGTCTACTACCAGGGAGTTCTTGACCAAATGAATAAGTACCTCTACTCTGTTAGAGATACTTATCTGCAACAGAAATGGCAACAG gtttGGCAGGAGATAAGTGTGGAAGCCAAGCATGTGAAAGATATAATGAAAACACTGGAGAGTTTTAAGCTAGACAGTACTCCATTGAAAGCTTCACAACAAGAATTACCGGCTCATGATGCAGAAGTCTGGTCTTTGCCAGTACCTGCTGAACGTAG ACCTTCTCCGGGACCCAGAAAACGTCAGTCTGCTCAGTGCAGTGATTGCAGAGGTCACAATAATCGTATAAGTGCAGCTGTCAGAGGCCCTCACCGTCCATCCTCTCGAAATCCCAATGATAAAGGGAAGGCAGTCCGCAGCCGGGAAAAAAAGGATCAgcagaataaaggaaaagaggaaaag AACAAATCCACATCTGAGATTTCAGAGTCTGAACCAAAGAAATTTGATAGTACTGGATATGATAAAGACTTAGTAGAAGCTTTGGAAAGAGATATAATTTCTCAGAATCCCAACATTCGATG gGATGACATTGCTGATTTAGTAGAAGCCAAAAAGCTGCTTAAGGAAGCTGTAGTTTTACCGATGTGGATGCCGGAGTTTTTTAAGGGAATTAGAAGACCATGGAAG ggTGTGCTGATGGTTGGTCCTCCTGGTACTGGAAAGACCCTCCTGGCAAAAGCTGTAGCCACTGAATGCAAGACTActtttttcaatgtttcttCTTCCACACTTACCTCAAAATACAGAGGAGAATCTGAGAAACTTGTTCGTCTACTGTTTGAAATG gcTCGATTCTATGCCCCGACAACTATATTTATTGATGAGATAGACTCTATCTGTAGTCGCAGGGGAACTTCAGAGGAGCATGAAGCTAGCCGACGTGTGAAGGCAGAACTGCTAGTTCAAATGGATG GTGTTGGAGGGGCTACTGAAAATGATGATCCTTCCAAGATGGTCATGGTACTTGCTGCTACTAATTTTCCTTGGGATATTGACGAAGCCCTAAGACGGAGGCTAGAAAAGAGAATTTACATTCCTTTACCATCAG CAAAAGGTAGAGAGGAACTCCTAAGAATAAATCTGCGAGAGCTGGAACTGGCTGATGATGTTGACCTTGCAAATATAGCTGAGAAAATGGAGGGTTATTCAGGTGCAGACATTACCAACGTATGCAG AGATGCATCGTTGATGGCTATGAGAAGGCGTATTGAAGGCTTGACaccagaagaaataagaaatcttTCCCGAGATGAAATGCACATGCCAACAACTATGGAAGACTTTgaaatagctttgaaaaaagtttctaaatCTGTATCTGCTGCGGACATTGAGAAATATGAGAAATGGATAGTTGAATTTGGATCATGCTGA
- the KATNA1 gene encoding katanin p60 ATPase-containing subunit A1 isoform X2, with translation MLNMSLVMISENVKLAREYALLGNYDSAMVYYQGVLDQMNKYLYSVRDTYLQQKWQQVWQEISVEAKHVKDIMKTLESFKLDSTPLKASQQELPAHDAEVWSLPVPAERRKRQSAQCSDCRGHNNRISAAVRGPHRPSSRNPNDKGKAVRSREKKDQQNKGKEEKNKSTSEISESEPKKFDSTGYDKDLVEALERDIISQNPNIRWDDIADLVEAKKLLKEAVVLPMWMPEFFKGIRRPWKGVLMVGPPGTGKTLLAKAVATECKTTFFNVSSSTLTSKYRGESEKLVRLLFEMARFYAPTTIFIDEIDSICSRRGTSEEHEASRRVKAELLVQMDGVGGATENDDPSKMVMVLAATNFPWDIDEALRRRLEKRIYIPLPSAKGREELLRINLRELELADDVDLANIAEKMEGYSGADITNVCRDASLMAMRRRIEGLTPEEIRNLSRDEMHMPTTMEDFEIALKKVSKSVSAADIEKYEKWIVEFGSC, from the exons atgtTGAACATGAGCCTTGTTATGATCAGTGAGAATGTAAAGCTCGCCCGTGAATATGCTTTACTGGGAAATTATGACTCTGCGATGGTCTACTACCAGGGAGTTCTTGACCAAATGAATAAGTACCTCTACTCTGTTAGAGATACTTATCTGCAACAGAAATGGCAACAG gtttGGCAGGAGATAAGTGTGGAAGCCAAGCATGTGAAAGATATAATGAAAACACTGGAGAGTTTTAAGCTAGACAGTACTCCATTGAAAGCTTCACAACAAGAATTACCGGCTCATGATGCAGAAGTCTGGTCTTTGCCAGTACCTGCTGAACGTAG AAAACGTCAGTCTGCTCAGTGCAGTGATTGCAGAGGTCACAATAATCGTATAAGTGCAGCTGTCAGAGGCCCTCACCGTCCATCCTCTCGAAATCCCAATGATAAAGGGAAGGCAGTCCGCAGCCGGGAAAAAAAGGATCAgcagaataaaggaaaagaggaaaag AACAAATCCACATCTGAGATTTCAGAGTCTGAACCAAAGAAATTTGATAGTACTGGATATGATAAAGACTTAGTAGAAGCTTTGGAAAGAGATATAATTTCTCAGAATCCCAACATTCGATG gGATGACATTGCTGATTTAGTAGAAGCCAAAAAGCTGCTTAAGGAAGCTGTAGTTTTACCGATGTGGATGCCGGAGTTTTTTAAGGGAATTAGAAGACCATGGAAG ggTGTGCTGATGGTTGGTCCTCCTGGTACTGGAAAGACCCTCCTGGCAAAAGCTGTAGCCACTGAATGCAAGACTActtttttcaatgtttcttCTTCCACACTTACCTCAAAATACAGAGGAGAATCTGAGAAACTTGTTCGTCTACTGTTTGAAATG gcTCGATTCTATGCCCCGACAACTATATTTATTGATGAGATAGACTCTATCTGTAGTCGCAGGGGAACTTCAGAGGAGCATGAAGCTAGCCGACGTGTGAAGGCAGAACTGCTAGTTCAAATGGATG GTGTTGGAGGGGCTACTGAAAATGATGATCCTTCCAAGATGGTCATGGTACTTGCTGCTACTAATTTTCCTTGGGATATTGACGAAGCCCTAAGACGGAGGCTAGAAAAGAGAATTTACATTCCTTTACCATCAG CAAAAGGTAGAGAGGAACTCCTAAGAATAAATCTGCGAGAGCTGGAACTGGCTGATGATGTTGACCTTGCAAATATAGCTGAGAAAATGGAGGGTTATTCAGGTGCAGACATTACCAACGTATGCAG AGATGCATCGTTGATGGCTATGAGAAGGCGTATTGAAGGCTTGACaccagaagaaataagaaatcttTCCCGAGATGAAATGCACATGCCAACAACTATGGAAGACTTTgaaatagctttgaaaaaagtttctaaatCTGTATCTGCTGCGGACATTGAGAAATATGAGAAATGGATAGTTGAATTTGGATCATGCTGA